A window of Rufibacter sp. LB8 contains these coding sequences:
- a CDS encoding efflux RND transporter periplasmic adaptor subunit has product MKKHILASFIAMTLVAACSQPADKETQLAELKKQQAELNTQIATLESDLKKEGKGGATQQAAAVPVSVITVQPETFRHYLEVQGKVDFDQNVMVSAKVPGVLTSVRVDRGARVSKGQVLATIDASVLDQQIAALRPNLDLARTVYQKQKNLWDQKIGTEIQFLQAKNNVESLERQIAAMRQTRAQYSITAPISGEVDEVIPNSGEAVNPGVGIIRIVNASSGKIVAEVSEAYASKISKGDEALVLFPDINKEIATTVRVIGSNINPSTRAFTVELNVKDSEKGKVNLRPNMVAVVRIQDYAKENALVLPVNLVQKDEQGNFVYVVEQKGNQKVAAKRNITVGSSYNGKMEILTGLNANDVLISAGVQNLNEGQPISF; this is encoded by the coding sequence ATGAAAAAGCACATCCTCGCTTCTTTTATAGCCATGACCCTGGTAGCGGCGTGCAGCCAACCAGCAGACAAAGAAACCCAATTAGCCGAACTCAAAAAGCAACAGGCCGAACTCAACACCCAGATTGCCACCCTGGAGAGTGATCTGAAAAAAGAAGGCAAAGGCGGAGCCACGCAGCAAGCCGCGGCCGTTCCGGTGTCTGTCATCACCGTGCAACCCGAAACCTTTCGGCATTACCTGGAGGTGCAGGGCAAGGTTGACTTTGACCAGAACGTGATGGTGAGCGCCAAGGTGCCGGGCGTGTTGACCAGCGTGCGCGTGGACCGCGGCGCCCGCGTGAGCAAAGGCCAGGTATTGGCCACCATAGACGCCAGCGTGCTGGATCAGCAGATTGCCGCCCTTCGGCCTAACTTAGATTTGGCGCGCACCGTGTACCAGAAACAGAAAAACCTCTGGGACCAGAAAATAGGCACCGAAATCCAGTTTCTGCAAGCCAAAAACAACGTGGAAAGCCTGGAACGCCAGATTGCCGCCATGCGCCAGACCAGAGCCCAGTACTCCATCACGGCCCCAATTTCTGGGGAAGTGGACGAAGTGATTCCGAACTCAGGTGAGGCGGTGAACCCGGGCGTGGGCATCATCAGGATTGTAAACGCCAGCAGCGGCAAGATTGTGGCCGAAGTTTCTGAGGCTTACGCCAGCAAAATCTCCAAAGGAGACGAAGCCCTGGTCTTGTTCCCGGACATCAACAAAGAGATTGCTACCACCGTGCGCGTGATAGGTTCTAACATCAACCCCAGCACGCGGGCCTTCACCGTGGAACTGAACGTGAAAGACTCTGAGAAAGGCAAAGTGAACCTAAGGCCTAACATGGTGGCGGTGGTGCGCATTCAGGATTACGCCAAAGAAAACGCGCTGGTGTTGCCGGTGAACCTGGTGCAGAAAGACGAGCAGGGCAATTTTGTGTACGTGGTGGAACAGAAGGGCAACCAGAAAGTGGCCGCCAAGCGCAACATCACGGTGGGCTCCTCCTACAACGGTAAAATGGAAATCCTGACCGGCCTCAACGCCAATGATGTGCTTATCTCGGCGGGCGTGCAGAACCTCAATGAAGGCCAACCCATTTCTTTCTAA
- the pheS gene encoding phenylalanine--tRNA ligase subunit alpha — protein sequence MLAENIKRLTQAVEAYAIENKEHLENFRNTFVSRKGQIAALFDEMKTVVPEQRKQVGQELNQLKQLAQQKLDAAQEALSQNATPNALEGLDFTLPPVPNTLGTRHPLSKVREEIIRIFERIGFNVSEGPEMEDDWHNFSALNFPENHPARDMQDTFFLSKNPDMLLRTHTSSVQVRVMEHQKPPIRTLSPGRVFRNEAISARAHCVFHQVEGLFVDRGVSFKDLKDTLYYFVKELFGPETQIRFRPSFFPFTEPSAEIDITCHICKGTGCNICKGSGWVEIGGSGMVDPQVLENCGIDSKEFSGFAFGMGIERITMLKYQIKDLRLFTENDARFLRQFEAV from the coding sequence ATGCTAGCTGAGAACATCAAGAGGCTAACCCAAGCGGTAGAGGCCTACGCCATAGAGAACAAGGAACACCTGGAGAACTTCCGGAATACGTTTGTGAGTCGTAAGGGCCAGATTGCCGCGCTGTTTGACGAAATGAAAACCGTGGTGCCCGAGCAGCGCAAGCAGGTGGGCCAGGAACTGAACCAACTCAAGCAGCTGGCGCAGCAGAAACTAGACGCCGCCCAGGAAGCCCTTAGCCAGAACGCCACGCCCAACGCCCTGGAAGGCCTTGATTTCACCCTGCCACCGGTGCCTAACACCTTGGGCACGCGCCACCCGCTGTCTAAAGTGCGCGAAGAAATCATCAGAATCTTTGAGCGCATTGGCTTTAACGTGTCTGAAGGCCCAGAGATGGAAGATGACTGGCACAATTTCTCGGCGCTGAATTTCCCAGAGAACCACCCCGCCCGCGACATGCAGGACACGTTCTTCCTGAGCAAAAACCCCGACATGCTCCTGCGCACGCACACCAGCTCTGTACAGGTGCGCGTGATGGAGCACCAGAAACCACCCATCCGCACCTTATCGCCAGGAAGAGTTTTCCGGAACGAAGCCATTTCGGCGCGCGCGCATTGCGTGTTCCATCAGGTGGAAGGGTTGTTTGTGGACCGCGGCGTGAGCTTCAAGGATTTAAAAGATACACTTTACTATTTTGTAAAGGAGCTGTTCGGGCCAGAGACGCAGATTAGGTTCCGGCCGTCGTTCTTCCCGTTCACAGAGCCTAGCGCCGAAATTGACATTACCTGCCACATCTGCAAAGGCACTGGTTGCAACATCTGTAAAGGCAGCGGCTGGGTAGAGATTGGCGGCAGCGGCATGGTAGACCCGCAAGTACTGGAAAACTGCGGCATTGACTCCAAAGAGTTCTCGGGCTTCGCGTTTGGCATGGGCATTGAGCGCATCACTATGCTGAAGTATCAGATCAAAGACTTGCGCTTGTTCACCGAGAATGACGCCCGTTTCCTTCGTCAGTTTGAGGCAGTGTAA
- a CDS encoding sensor histidine kinase, whose amino-acid sequence MSTLKIIFLYLAWAGVWMAVQAVVLSESGFGPALTVPDAVLTNLLVVAGGYAMSLAMRYYHAGLRQVVYLLGWGVGLAGLSLVLFTHGLEQVIEVPEAYAAFIEKTMGVRLAFAWLMILFMAMQNWLWYYTRDKKEAEDRKAATEKLAQEAELFHLRQQLQPHFLFNSLNSISALVKTQPDQAKRMVQQLSDFLRGTLRREGQPFVPLADELQHLEIYLEIEKVRFGHRLQTQVDAQPESLPLTLPYLLLQPLVENAIKFGLYDTLDDIVIAITATVQDAMLVITASNPFDATVQQPKQGTGFGLDSVRRRLYLLYGRNDLLMTRQEENTFITTVKIPQLL is encoded by the coding sequence ATGTCAACCCTTAAAATCATCTTTTTGTACCTGGCCTGGGCGGGCGTGTGGATGGCGGTGCAGGCGGTGGTGCTGTCTGAGTCTGGTTTTGGCCCCGCGCTCACGGTGCCAGATGCGGTGCTGACTAACCTGTTGGTGGTGGCCGGCGGTTACGCCATGTCATTGGCCATGCGCTATTACCATGCGGGGCTCAGGCAGGTGGTGTATCTGTTGGGCTGGGGTGTTGGTTTGGCGGGGTTGAGTCTGGTGTTGTTCACGCATGGCCTGGAGCAGGTGATAGAGGTGCCGGAAGCGTATGCGGCGTTCATTGAGAAGACCATGGGCGTGCGGCTGGCCTTCGCGTGGCTGATGATTCTGTTCATGGCCATGCAGAACTGGCTCTGGTACTACACCCGTGACAAGAAAGAAGCCGAAGACCGCAAAGCCGCTACTGAGAAACTGGCCCAGGAAGCCGAACTTTTCCACTTGCGCCAGCAGCTGCAGCCACATTTTTTGTTCAATAGTTTAAACTCCATCAGTGCGTTGGTGAAAACCCAGCCAGACCAGGCTAAGAGAATGGTGCAGCAGCTGTCAGACTTCCTGCGGGGAACCTTACGGCGCGAAGGCCAGCCTTTTGTGCCCCTCGCCGATGAACTGCAGCACCTGGAGATTTACCTGGAGATTGAGAAAGTGCGGTTCGGGCACCGGCTGCAGACCCAGGTAGATGCCCAGCCAGAAAGCCTGCCGCTCACCTTGCCGTACCTCTTGTTGCAACCACTGGTGGAGAACGCCATCAAATTCGGGTTGTATGACACCCTGGATGACATTGTGATCGCCATTACCGCCACCGTGCAAGACGCCATGCTGGTGATCACGGCCAGCAATCCGTTTGACGCCACCGTGCAGCAACCCAAACAGGGCACCGGCTTCGGGCTGGACTCTGTGCGCCGCCGCCTGTATTTATTATATGGAAGGAATGATTTGTTGATGACCCGTCAGGAAGAAAATACCTTTATCACCACCGTTAAAATTCCGCAGCTGTTATGA
- a CDS encoding TetR/AcrR family transcriptional regulator, which produces MEIRDRILQEALRLFFQKGVKAVSMDDVATHLGVSKKTIYKWFVNKDELVYETMKPYISNMEEGCCQAIEKSENAMEGLFRMVEMVKELMRQVHPSIFFDLQKYHPSSWQLWVAHRDKFFLAQVKENIIKGKTEGLFRPDVDVEIMARLRLAEVELAFNSEVYPATQFDLQQVQISLLEHFMYGIATVKGHKLINTYKQITEEE; this is translated from the coding sequence ATGGAGATACGAGATAGGATTTTGCAGGAAGCCTTGCGGCTGTTTTTCCAGAAAGGAGTGAAGGCGGTGTCTATGGATGACGTGGCCACGCACCTGGGAGTGTCTAAGAAAACCATCTATAAGTGGTTTGTAAACAAAGATGAACTGGTGTACGAGACCATGAAACCCTACATCAGCAACATGGAAGAGGGCTGCTGCCAGGCCATTGAAAAGTCTGAGAACGCCATGGAAGGCCTGTTCAGGATGGTGGAGATGGTGAAGGAGTTGATGCGGCAGGTACACCCCAGCATTTTCTTTGACCTGCAGAAATACCACCCCAGTTCCTGGCAACTCTGGGTGGCGCACCGAGACAAGTTCTTTCTGGCCCAGGTGAAGGAGAACATAATTAAGGGCAAAACTGAAGGCCTGTTCCGGCCAGACGTGGACGTGGAGATCATGGCCCGGCTACGGCTGGCAGAGGTAGAGCTGGCCTTCAACTCAGAGGTGTACCCCGCCACGCAGTTTGACCTGCAGCAGGTGCAGATCAGCCTGCTGGAGCATTTTATGTACGGCATTGCCACCGTGAAAGGGCACAAATTGATAAATACCTACAAACAGATCACCGAAGAAGAATAA
- a CDS encoding TolC family protein: protein MKKLNKAVGLGVVWLLFLTLASAPAQAQQGQSFTLQQAVQYALAHKAAVQNAKLDVESAKARVGEVRAIGLPQVTGGVDYSNNLAIQRVFLPAAFVGDPTPGAVIAAPFGTRHSNSLALNGSQLLFDGSYLLGLKAASVYTQLSEKSLQQTEIQTADAVTRAYYTILITDARAGLVYQNLVRLDSMLRETRILNQNGFVEKIDVDRLEVTRNNLQTERTKLKNLQELGYNLLKFQMGMPQAQAITLTGTIQEAIVMAEEQNQQINYGNRVEYSLLQVNKQLATLDLKNKRAGYLPRLVLTGRYGVNTASDDLGDIFTPDNYFQFATVGLGIQVPVFDGFSKKYQIQQSRIALQKIDVGAKELENTIDLQVAQANTNLRNAKVQIEAQERNRALAQEVVRVAQIKYREGVGSSIEVLNAETSLKEAETNYFSALYDLIISQVDLRLANGSLLNQ, encoded by the coding sequence ATGAAAAAGTTGAATAAAGCGGTCGGCCTTGGGGTTGTCTGGCTTCTGTTTTTAACCCTGGCATCGGCTCCCGCCCAGGCACAGCAAGGGCAGTCGTTCACGTTGCAGCAGGCGGTGCAATATGCGCTGGCCCACAAAGCCGCCGTGCAGAATGCCAAGCTAGATGTAGAATCGGCCAAAGCCAGGGTAGGTGAAGTGCGGGCCATTGGCTTGCCGCAAGTAACCGGTGGCGTGGATTATAGCAACAACCTAGCAATTCAGCGGGTGTTTTTACCAGCGGCCTTCGTGGGTGACCCTACCCCGGGCGCCGTGATTGCTGCACCCTTCGGTACACGTCACTCTAACAGTCTAGCGTTGAACGGCAGTCAGTTGCTGTTTGACGGTTCTTACCTGCTGGGTTTGAAAGCCGCCAGCGTGTACACGCAACTGAGCGAGAAAAGCCTGCAGCAGACGGAGATCCAAACCGCAGATGCCGTAACGCGTGCCTATTACACCATTCTCATCACAGACGCCCGCGCCGGTCTGGTGTACCAAAACCTGGTTCGGTTAGATTCCATGCTCCGCGAAACCCGCATTTTAAACCAGAACGGGTTTGTGGAGAAAATTGACGTAGACCGCCTGGAAGTCACTAGAAACAACCTGCAGACCGAGCGCACCAAACTCAAGAACCTGCAGGAGTTGGGCTACAACCTGCTCAAGTTCCAGATGGGCATGCCGCAGGCGCAAGCCATCACGCTCACCGGTACCATACAAGAGGCCATTGTCATGGCAGAGGAGCAGAACCAGCAGATCAACTACGGCAACCGGGTGGAGTATTCCTTGCTGCAGGTCAACAAGCAACTGGCCACGCTGGACCTCAAAAACAAACGCGCCGGGTATTTGCCACGCTTGGTGCTGACCGGGCGCTACGGCGTGAACACCGCCAGTGATGACCTGGGCGACATCTTCACCCCAGATAATTACTTCCAGTTTGCCACGGTGGGGTTGGGTATACAGGTGCCGGTGTTTGACGGCTTCTCCAAGAAATACCAGATTCAGCAAAGCAGAATAGCCCTGCAGAAAATTGACGTGGGCGCCAAAGAACTGGAGAACACCATAGACCTGCAAGTGGCCCAGGCCAACACCAACCTGCGCAACGCCAAAGTGCAGATTGAAGCCCAGGAACGCAACCGCGCCCTGGCCCAGGAGGTAGTGCGCGTGGCTCAGATCAAATACCGCGAAGGCGTGGGTTCCAGCATTGAAGTCCTGAACGCCGAAACCTCCCTGAAAGAAGCCGAGACCAACTATTTCAGCGCTTTGTATGACCTCATCATCTCACAGGTAGACCTGCGGCTGGCCAACGGTTCGCTGCTCAATCAATAA
- a CDS encoding efflux RND transporter permease subunit produces the protein MEQSEHNIKDFKPTSWSIDNRTSIYVITFIIALAGIMAYLKLQKENFPDIVIPTMIVTTVYPGTSPSDMENLVTRPIEKQIKSLSGVKKVTSTSMQDFAMINVEFDTDVDVEVGKQRVKDAVDKAKTDLPTDLPQAPNVQEVSFSEMPIMYVNLSGNFSAERLKKFAEDLQDRFEGLPEISRVDIVGALEQEVQVNVDMYKMQAAKITFSDIQRAIGSENLTLSGGTVPVGDMKRAVRVVGQYTDPTAIGDIVIKSLTGGNIYLRDIAEVKDTFEERESFARLDNEPVITLNVVKRSGQNLIEASDKINAIIKEMQGTQLPTDLKVTVTGDQSTTTRHTLNDLINTIIIGFILVTLILMFFMGTTNALFVGLSVPISMFLAFLFMPMLGALFGFSFSLNMIVLFAFLLALGIVVDDAIVVIENTHRILHQTHWNIFKSAKAAAGEVFIPVLAGTLTTVAPFTPLLFWPGIIGEFMFYLPVTLILTLMASLIVAFVMNPVFAVSFMDRGEAKDPRKERKTFLLAMGIMGALALIFYVAGSMGLGNLVVVIMIFVALNKYVFTGWINKFQSSILPAFMNRYERLLRWMLVGLRPIWVVLFVVGLLFASFIVTAIRSPKVVFFPEGDPNFVYTYISMPVGTDQSVTDSVTKLVERRVHKVIGPNNPNVESVISNVAIGAGDPTAPSLQAESNKGKVTVAFVEYQYRESGLKTQTYLDDIREAVKGIPGAEITVEKEQNGPPVGKPILVEVAGEDFEGLIQLSKQVERYIDSAQIAGIEDLRSDLQDQNPEITIEIDRVRANREGLSTAQIGMEIRTAIFGAEASKFKKDEEEYPIQVRYAELYRKNIDQLQNMVLTFRDASGAVRQVPISAVANVKYSTTYGGIKRKNLKRVITLSSNVLGGYNNNEVVANIQTALTRFKAPEGYEIRMGGEQEDQQETMDFLAMAGLGAIGLIFLILVAQFNSVSKPLIILSEIIFSVIGVLLGFSVFNMDMSVVMTGIGIIALAGIVVKNGILLVEFTDVLRAQGLELKEAIVMAGKTRLNPVILTATAAILGLIPLAIGLNINFFTLFSEFDPHFFLGGENVTFWGPLAWTIIFGLSFATFLTLLVVPMMYLINEKIKDRVLPNRKNQPKTQENDEEKENWTLEF, from the coding sequence ATGGAACAATCAGAACATAACATCAAGGATTTCAAGCCCACCAGTTGGTCTATTGACAACCGCACCAGTATTTACGTAATCACGTTCATTATTGCGCTGGCGGGCATCATGGCCTACTTAAAGCTGCAGAAAGAGAACTTCCCAGACATTGTGATCCCTACCATGATTGTGACCACGGTGTACCCCGGTACGTCTCCGTCTGACATGGAGAACCTGGTCACGCGGCCCATTGAGAAGCAGATCAAGTCATTGAGCGGAGTCAAGAAAGTGACCTCTACCTCCATGCAGGACTTTGCCATGATCAACGTGGAGTTTGACACCGACGTGGACGTGGAAGTGGGCAAGCAGCGCGTGAAAGACGCCGTGGACAAAGCCAAAACCGACCTGCCAACGGATCTTCCGCAGGCGCCCAACGTGCAGGAGGTGAGCTTCTCTGAGATGCCCATCATGTACGTGAACCTTTCGGGTAATTTCAGCGCTGAGCGTTTGAAGAAGTTTGCCGAAGATTTGCAGGACCGCTTTGAAGGCTTGCCCGAGATTAGCCGCGTGGACATTGTGGGCGCATTGGAGCAGGAAGTGCAGGTAAACGTGGACATGTACAAGATGCAGGCCGCCAAAATCACGTTTTCAGACATTCAGCGGGCCATTGGCTCAGAGAACTTAACCCTTTCCGGTGGCACCGTGCCCGTGGGCGACATGAAACGCGCCGTGCGCGTGGTGGGCCAGTACACTGACCCCACCGCCATTGGCGATATTGTGATCAAGTCGTTGACCGGCGGTAACATCTACCTCAGAGACATTGCCGAGGTGAAAGACACGTTTGAGGAACGCGAAAGCTTCGCCCGCCTGGACAATGAGCCCGTGATCACGCTTAACGTAGTGAAACGTAGCGGCCAGAACCTGATTGAGGCCTCGGACAAGATCAACGCCATCATCAAAGAAATGCAAGGCACCCAGTTGCCCACCGACCTGAAAGTGACGGTGACCGGTGACCAGTCTACTACCACTCGCCACACATTGAATGACCTGATCAACACCATCATCATCGGTTTCATATTAGTGACCTTGATTCTGATGTTCTTCATGGGTACCACCAACGCCTTGTTTGTGGGCTTAAGTGTGCCTATCTCCATGTTCCTGGCGTTCCTGTTCATGCCTATGCTGGGCGCTTTGTTCGGGTTTAGTTTTTCCTTGAACATGATCGTGCTGTTCGCATTCCTGCTGGCGCTGGGTATTGTGGTAGATGATGCCATTGTGGTGATTGAGAACACGCACCGCATTCTGCACCAAACGCACTGGAACATCTTTAAATCGGCGAAAGCTGCCGCCGGTGAGGTGTTCATCCCAGTATTGGCTGGTACCTTGACCACCGTGGCGCCGTTCACGCCACTGCTGTTCTGGCCGGGTATTATAGGCGAATTCATGTTCTATCTGCCCGTCACCTTGATCTTGACCTTGATGGCGTCTTTGATTGTGGCGTTTGTCATGAACCCGGTGTTTGCGGTGTCTTTCATGGACCGCGGAGAGGCCAAAGACCCCCGCAAAGAGCGGAAGACCTTCTTGCTTGCCATGGGTATTATGGGTGCGCTGGCCTTGATATTTTATGTTGCTGGCTCTATGGGCTTGGGCAATCTGGTGGTGGTGATCATGATCTTCGTGGCGCTGAACAAATACGTGTTCACGGGCTGGATCAATAAATTCCAGTCTAGCATTTTGCCGGCCTTCATGAACCGGTATGAACGTTTGCTGCGCTGGATGTTGGTGGGCTTGCGGCCTATCTGGGTGGTGTTGTTTGTGGTGGGGCTCTTGTTTGCGTCCTTCATTGTAACGGCCATCCGGTCGCCTAAAGTGGTGTTCTTCCCTGAGGGCGATCCTAATTTTGTGTACACGTACATTAGCATGCCAGTGGGTACAGACCAATCGGTGACAGATTCAGTAACTAAGTTGGTGGAGCGCCGCGTGCACAAAGTAATCGGTCCCAACAACCCCAACGTGGAGTCTGTGATTTCAAACGTGGCCATTGGTGCCGGTGACCCCACCGCGCCAAGTTTACAGGCCGAGTCTAACAAAGGCAAAGTAACGGTGGCGTTTGTGGAATACCAATACCGCGAGTCGGGCTTGAAGACCCAGACATACTTAGATGACATACGCGAAGCGGTGAAGGGAATTCCGGGCGCGGAGATCACCGTGGAGAAAGAGCAGAACGGTCCGCCGGTGGGCAAGCCCATTCTGGTGGAAGTAGCCGGCGAAGACTTTGAAGGCCTGATCCAACTCTCCAAACAAGTGGAACGCTACATTGACTCTGCCCAGATTGCCGGTATTGAAGACTTGCGCTCAGATTTGCAGGACCAGAACCCCGAGATCACCATAGAAATTGACCGCGTGCGCGCCAACCGCGAAGGCCTGAGCACCGCCCAGATTGGCATGGAAATCAGGACGGCCATTTTTGGGGCAGAGGCTTCCAAGTTCAAGAAAGACGAAGAAGAATACCCCATACAAGTGCGCTACGCCGAACTGTACCGCAAGAACATTGACCAGTTGCAGAACATGGTGCTCACTTTCAGAGACGCTAGTGGCGCGGTGCGGCAGGTGCCCATTTCGGCGGTAGCCAACGTGAAATACTCCACCACCTACGGCGGCATTAAGCGCAAAAACCTGAAGCGGGTAATCACGCTTTCCTCTAACGTGCTGGGCGGCTATAACAACAATGAAGTGGTGGCCAACATCCAGACTGCGCTCACCAGGTTCAAGGCGCCTGAGGGTTACGAGATCAGAATGGGCGGCGAGCAGGAAGATCAGCAGGAAACCATGGACTTTTTAGCAATGGCCGGTTTAGGTGCTATCGGGTTGATTTTCTTGATCTTAGTGGCGCAGTTCAACTCGGTTTCCAAGCCGTTGATAATTTTATCAGAAATTATCTTCTCGGTGATAGGGGTATTGCTTGGGTTCTCTGTCTTTAATATGGACATGTCAGTAGTGATGACCGGAATTGGGATCATTGCCCTGGCAGGAATTGTGGTGAAGAACGGCATTTTGCTGGTAGAATTCACAGATGTGCTGCGGGCCCAGGGCCTGGAACTGAAGGAAGCGATTGTGATGGCGGGCAAAACCCGACTGAACCCCGTGATCCTGACGGCCACCGCCGCTATCTTGGGCTTGATACCGCTGGCCATTGGGTTGAACATCAACTTCTTCACGCTCTTCTCCGAGTTTGACCCGCACTTCTTCTTGGGCGGCGAAAACGTGACGTTCTGGGGCCCCTTGGCCTGGACCATCATCTTCGGGTTGAGCTTTGCCACGTTCCTGACCTTGTTGGTAGTACCCATGATGTACCTGATCAATGAGAAAATCAAAGACAGGGTGTTGCCGAACCGGAAGAACCAGCCGAAGACGCAAGAGAATGACGAGGAGAAAGAGAACTGGACATTGGAATTTTAG
- a CDS encoding LytTR family DNA-binding domain-containing protein, whose protein sequence is MIKCLVIDDEPLARSIVCEYLQAYQHVQLVQECANGFEGVKAIQQHQPDLIFLDIQMPKINGFEMLELVEQVPGVIFTTAFDEYAIKAFETNAVDYLLKPFTQERFDTAMQKWTQKQTQTSAVTAVKALEEVTAKQPEEQVRIVVKVNNDIRIIPVQDILYLEAYDDYVKIHTGSGCFLKKKTMGYYEKTLAADQFVRVHRSFMLALPQLTRIEPLEKDSHVALLKSGMRIPLSRAGYTKLKAVLGI, encoded by the coding sequence ATGATCAAGTGTCTGGTAATTGATGATGAACCCTTGGCCCGCAGCATTGTCTGTGAGTACCTGCAAGCCTACCAGCACGTGCAGCTGGTGCAGGAGTGCGCCAACGGGTTTGAGGGCGTGAAAGCCATTCAGCAGCACCAGCCCGACCTGATTTTCCTGGATATACAGATGCCTAAGATCAACGGGTTTGAGATGCTGGAACTGGTGGAGCAGGTGCCGGGCGTGATTTTTACCACCGCCTTTGATGAATACGCCATCAAGGCCTTTGAGACCAACGCGGTAGATTATCTGCTCAAGCCCTTTACCCAGGAACGCTTTGACACGGCCATGCAGAAATGGACCCAAAAACAAACCCAGACCTCGGCGGTAACCGCCGTGAAAGCCCTGGAAGAAGTGACCGCCAAACAACCCGAGGAGCAGGTGCGCATAGTGGTCAAAGTGAACAATGACATCAGAATCATTCCCGTGCAAGACATTCTGTACCTGGAAGCCTATGATGACTATGTGAAAATCCATACTGGTTCCGGCTGTTTCCTGAAGAAGAAGACCATGGGTTATTATGAAAAGACGTTGGCTGCTGACCAGTTTGTGCGCGTGCACCGGTCCTTCATGCTGGCGCTTCCGCAGCTCACGCGCATTGAGCCGCTGGAGAAAGACAGCCATGTGGCCTTGCTTAAATCTGGGATGCGCATTCCGTTGAGCAGAGCTGGGTACACCAAGTTGAAAGCTGTGTTGGGGATTTAA
- a CDS encoding LiaF domain-containing protein, which produces MEQQEKIAEEKMDRWNRSKTRSGRIGAGLLLVAVGAVWIADKSDILFLPSWVFSFPMFLILVGLFSGIKNSFRDFGWLFPVVIGIVFLLEDLLPGLTLKPYLLPALLIIFGLWVIFKPKSTCENHFKKQRHLQNSQDPRSIQFSQEDFINGSAVFGGIKKSVITKEFKGGQISTIFGGAEFNLTHADFQGEVVLDITIVCGGVSLKIPSDWRVRSEISPIFGGIEEKRGGGQTMMTSEKILVLRGTLLFGGIDIKSY; this is translated from the coding sequence ATGGAACAGCAAGAGAAAATAGCAGAAGAAAAAATGGACCGCTGGAACCGGTCCAAGACCCGCAGTGGCCGCATAGGCGCCGGTCTTTTATTAGTGGCGGTGGGCGCCGTATGGATAGCAGACAAATCTGACATACTGTTCCTGCCGTCTTGGGTGTTCTCTTTCCCAATGTTCCTTATTCTGGTAGGCTTGTTCTCAGGCATCAAAAACTCTTTCCGGGACTTCGGTTGGCTGTTTCCGGTGGTGATTGGAATTGTGTTTCTGCTGGAAGACCTGCTGCCGGGTCTGACTCTCAAGCCGTATCTGTTGCCCGCGTTGCTGATTATCTTCGGGTTATGGGTTATTTTCAAGCCCAAGAGCACCTGTGAGAACCACTTCAAAAAGCAGCGCCACCTACAGAACTCGCAAGACCCGCGCTCCATTCAGTTCTCCCAAGAAGACTTCATCAACGGGTCGGCGGTGTTTGGCGGCATCAAGAAAAGCGTTATCACCAAAGAATTCAAGGGCGGCCAGATCTCCACCATTTTCGGCGGGGCCGAATTCAACCTCACCCACGCAGATTTTCAGGGCGAAGTAGTGCTGGACATAACCATTGTTTGCGGCGGTGTGAGTTTGAAAATTCCATCCGACTGGCGTGTGCGGTCAGAGATTTCGCCCATCTTTGGAGGTATTGAAGAAAAGCGCGGGGGAGGACAGACTATGATGACTTCAGAAAAGATACTGGTGCTCAGAGGCACGCTGCTGTTCGGGGGCATAGACATCAAAAGCTATTAA